From one Leishmania panamensis strain MHOM/PA/94/PSC-1 chromosome 9 sequence genomic stretch:
- a CDS encoding hypothetical protein (TriTrypDB/GeneDB-style sysID: LpmP.09.0620) yields the protein MSTPPPLFSCGTRVVDLRSEGRPEVLAACQAGLGVAWRHAGSADSNRESDSLFPTLRVVLTPREVRWHSDVQPVNVVSQRIPLSRVNDDYCDCLDGTDELLTNACSMSGPLTPAAGTRWKSYLISNQQLRLWEADDVIAQEDAEARGYPLQRRKHGDVGDRLYVSTGPVLPFVCTCGTVTQLLAPSLVGDGIVDCCAAEDEVVLQGTPYDGASPHRLSGDPAIVEANDRALEAARAAMLVLWKERRVSASQYKIATPSTYEDRLYPHHTSARAMLVDKGYYSLYTSLEVQQEKQAAAAVLEGIYAHGHQIQRDRVERGWDQLGRHLVDNRTQLQLQLSNVTRELESLEEYVRYRMGEARTNDPLAAGVPMHHLQHHARLMHMHDVLTSEVQHISLTTLHRAYGDHYEYYPLARRIMHLEASHLVDPSTSTTLDPATALQREARIITPTEVERRNTAAYAAQQPPPPLHVDNISVSDYGLEVMHQVFVAQRFDSREAPLVAQRLGLLPSHDISAYTPDIFNRTTSPFQRAPVIPIGSWQPYQSHRNSRVMVIADPAGDVHLARRACVTPASTLFRGGGRLQWPTRYPEAPHAVSVADAEEVKKTPKDKLKAASAGETAKVSQRYIPHHTNTPSVFAVDMYTGGIHCEPDRLQGPGRTLQIHVAYLCDPEDGILHWAKNGKCLQEVVIGTPSACTAWAWKVATSRLKEVGKAAKV from the coding sequence ATgtcaacgccgccgcctctgttcagctgcggcacacGCGTGGTCGATCTGCGGTCAGAAGGGCGGCCTGAAGTGCTTGCGGCGTGCCAGGCAGGCCtcggcgtggcgtggcgcCACGCCGGCTCGGCGGATTCGAACCGCGAGAGTGACAGTCTATTCCCCACTCTGCGGGTGGTTCTCACACCGCGCGAAGTGCGATGGCACTCGGATGTTCAGCCAGTCAATGTGGTCTCTCAGCGCATTCCACTGAGCCGCGTGAACGATGACTACTGCGACTGCCTAGACGGCACAGACGAGTTGCTGACAAATGCCTGCTCCATGTCTGGCCCCCTCACCCCGGCAGCTGGCACGCGCTGGAAGTCGTACCTCATCTCGaatcagcagctgcgtctgTGGGAAGCCGACGACGTGATTGCGCAGGAAGACGCCGAGGCACGCGGCtacccgctgcagcggcggaaGCACGGCGACGTTGGTGACCGTCTCTACGTCTCCACCGGCCCGGTGCTTCCCTTTGTGTGCACCTGTGGTACGGTGACCCAGCTGCTAGCGCCGTCGCTCGTTGGTGACGGCATTGTGGACTGCTGTGCGGCAGAGGATGAAGTTGTCCTTCAGGGCACCCCGTACGACGGCGCTTCGCCGCACCGACTCAGTGGAGATCCGGCCATAGTAGAGGCGAATGATCGCGCATTGgaagcagcgcgtgcagctaTGTTGGTGCTGTGGAAAGAGCGCAGAGTCAGTGCGTCACAGTACAAAATCGCCACGCCGTCCACGTATGAGGACAGGCTGTACCCGCACCACACCTCTGCCCGGGCGATGCTGGTGGACAAGGGGTACTACTCCCTCTACACGTCGCTCGAAGtgcagcaagagaagcaggcggcagcggccgtgcTCGAGGGCATCTACGCGCATGGCCACCAGATCCAGCGCGATCGCGTGGAGAGAGGCTGGGACCAACTGGGTCGTCACCTTGTCGACAACCGCACGcagttgcagctgcagctctcgaACGTCACCCGTGAGTTGGAGTCGCTAGAGGAGTACGTGCGCTACCGCATGGGCGAGGCTCGCACTAACGATCCACTTGCAGCCGGGGTGCCGATGCACCACCTACAACATCACGCGCGCCTCATGCACATGCACGACGTTCTCACCTCGGAGGTTCAGCACATATCCCTCACCACCCTGCATCGCGCCTACGGAGACCACTACGAGTACTACCCGCTGGCCCGGCGCATTATGCACCTGGAAGCCAGCCATCTCGTGGACCCAAGCACCTCGACTACCTTGGACCCCGCTacggcactgcagcgggAAGCGCGGATCATCACACCTacggaggtggagaggaggaacacTGCGGCCTACGCGGCACaacagccaccgccgcctctccaTGTCGACAACATCTCCGTGAGTGATTACGGGCTGGAGGTGATGCACCAGGTCTTCGTCGCACAGCGCTTTGACAGCCGCGAGGCACCGCTCGTAGCACAGCGACTTGGCCTCCTGCCGAGCCACGACATCTCCGCCTACACGCCGGATATCTTCAACCGCACAACAAGCCCCTTCCAGCGAGCCCCGGTGATCCCGATAGGCTCCTGGCAACCCTATCAAAGCCATCGTAACAGCCGGGTTATGGTGATCGCGGACCCGGCGGGGGATGTGCACCTGGCCCGCCGCGCGTGCGTTACACCGGCCTCAACGTTGTtccgcggtggtggccgccTGCAGTGGCCCACGCGGTACCCCGAGGCCCCGCACGCAGTGAGCGTCGCCGacgcggaggaggtgaaaaAGACGCCCAAAGACAAGCTCAAGGCGGCCTCGGCTGGTGAGACAGCGAAGGTCTCGCAGCGGTACATCCCTCACCACACCAATACGCCCTCGGTCTTCGCGGTGGACATGTACACTGGTGGTATCCACTGCGAACCTGATAGACTGCAGGGCCCTGGTCGGACCTTGCAAATTCATGTCGCGTATCTCTGCGACCCCGAAGACGGGATTCTCCACTGGGCAAAGAACGGCAAGTGCTTGCAGGAGGTGGTGATCGGCACGCCGAGTGCGTGTACAGCCTGGGCTTGGAAGGTAGCGACGAGCCGGCTGAAGGAAGTGGGGAAGGCTGCCAAGGTCTGA
- a CDS encoding hypothetical protein (TriTrypDB/GeneDB-style sysID: LpmP.09.0630): MPDQYDQLTRLCTPTRAHNYPLPIMPRASFSRAPVGLDGPPASASVAITGAATANPASSMARSPTTTTPGTLVSSSHLLLRRNVNDLYSFASRPQLSRQHYRQLTSRNTAADSGSAASTHSPMWKSRHRTFAGGGGIVGHTALMSSDDKKRDDSDRVAKLAQRQQQTQQSDGNLPSTEKTSTMLRRRVQYNQAKPRPIPSSLRTGSDAITVAAAVDAFYTAPFLQLACREALEREIAARLRLSVQKMSSKLHTMRMEGLKEAMAQLLQWTTQASIESAERQQEQQLQQTKSDTPHADSAAAAAPLGRSSMVLPPYDAVRVEVLGGSSPTVVHGDYHQQSPSFPESPQRRSSEAAIARCANALRSPSWDVVQHALEGVDYTSSIFNTILVPRLEVRNAMSTGVPISIQLPSDMALQWTTLPTTSRSLVGAAAGTAPQGTPPSQQNKLLQAATAVTYEEQELALRYIQGTCLMLYHQRRCCSDGCLLYYATEVFQCMRSHIDALFTSQRRELEEQEGEEQTHQCGKRNLGINNNSGSGSGGGGGGSVGGARLSGTSAATTAAALTATLRESGRSQVSVNPSLVRVVVALVDAVEAACHYSPSSLRRLVQTGGVTAMLNLAYCPFMPTPIRAAVLNTISVLLQQVTPLRRYVAASSKAQETSDSGGLGRAAMQDADPLLQRMLENAVHDNPLGRDGQQIPYSTDFGSASKFDSAVRNWFFANGLGNVIASVAQLQDLRNTFQPTSFVVPQGAAAASAVTHANMLCEGELHRKRIGWLLECMDGRAL; this comes from the coding sequence ATGCCCGATCAGTACGACCAGCTGACACGACTCTGCACACCTACACGGGCACATAattaccccctccccatcatGCCGCGGGCATCCTTCTCCCGCGCGCCTGTGGGGCTGGACGGCCCACCTGCGAGTGCGTCGGTGGCTATAACAGGAGCAGCAACTGCAAATCCCGCGTCGTCAATGGCCCGGTcgccgaccaccaccacgcccgGAACGCTTGTCTCGTCCTcacacctgctgctgcgccgcaacgTGAATGATCTGTACTCCTTCGCATCCCGTCCACAGCTCTCGCGCCAACATTACCGCCAGCTTACCAGCCgcaacaccgccgccgactcgggcagcgctgcaagtACCCACTCTCCTATGTGGAAATCCAGGCACCGCACCttcgctggcggcggtggcatcgTCGGTCACACCGCGCTAATGTCTTCCGATGATAAGAAGCGCGATGACAGCGATAGAGTAGCCAAgcttgcgcagcggcagcagcagacacaGCAGTCAGACGGTAACCTTCCTTCAACCGAGAAAACGTCAACAATGCTCCGACGCAGGGTGCAGTACAACCAAGCCAAGCCGCGTCCCATCCCCAGTAGCCTACGCACAGGCAGCGATGCCATCACTGTCGCAGCCGCTGTTGACGCTTTCTACACGGCCCCCTTCCTGCAGCTTGCCTGCCGTGAGGCGCTCGAACGCGAAAttgcggcgcggctgcgttTGAGCGTGCAGAAGATGTCGTCAAAGCTGCACACGATGCGAATGGAAGGATTGAAGGAGGCGATGGCTCAACTCTTGCAGTGGACGACGCAGGCCTCGATCGAGTCAGCTGAGCGACAGCAagaacagcagctgcagcagaccaAGTCGGATACGCCCCACGCcgacagcgcagctgcagccgccccACTTGGTCGATCCAGCATGGTGCTCCCGCCCTACGATGCAGTGCGCGTCGAGGTGTTGGGCGGGTCATCGCCAACCGTCGTCCATGGGGACTACCACCAGCagtctccctccttccctgagtcgccgcagcgacgcagcagcgaggcggcgaTCGCCCGCTGTGCTAATGCGCTACGCAGCCCCTCCTGGGACGTtgtgcagcacgcgctgGAAGGGGTGGACTACACGAGCTCAATTTTTAACACAATCCTTGTACCTCGGCTGGAGGTGCGCAACGCCATGAGCACTGGCGTCCCCATCAGCATCCAGCTGCCGAGTGacatggcgctgcagtggaCTACGCTTCCGACAACCTCGCGAAGTCTTGTGGGGGCAGCGGCTGGTACGGCACCTCAAGGGacaccgccatcgcagcagaACAAACTACTGCAAGCGGCGACGGCTGTCACCTATGAAGAGCAGGAGCTGGCCCTCCGCTACATCCAGGGTACGTGTCTGATGCTCTACCAccagcggcgttgctgctctgACGGGTGCCTGTTGTACTACGCGACGGAGGTGTTCCAGTGCATGCGCAGCCACATTGAcgccctcttcacctctcaGCGGcgggagctggaggagcaggaagGCGAGGAGCAAACCCATCAGTGTGGGAAAAGAAATCTCGGCATAAACAACAacagtggcagtggcagtggcggcggcggcggcggcagtgtgGGTGGTGCACGCCTGTCCGGCACCTCGGCCGctacaacagcagcagccctcaCAGCGACGTTGCGAGAGTCGGGTCGCTCACAGGTTTCTGTCAACCCATCGCTTGTCCGCGTCGTTGTGGCACTCGTGGATGCCGTGGAGGCCGCTTGTCACTACAGTCCGTCGAGCCTGCGCCGTCTTGTGCAGACCGGCGGCGTGACGGCAATGCTGAACCTGGCGTACTGCCCATTTATGCCCACCCCTATCCGTGCCGCGGTGCTAAACACGATTAGCGTACTCCTGCAGCAAGTGACGCCGCTCCGTCGGTATGTGGCAGCCTCGAGTAAGGCACAGGAAACTAGCGACTCCGGCGGCCTCGGCAGAGCTGCCATGCAGGACGCTGAccccctgctgcagcgcatgctAGAGAACGCGGTGCACGACAACCCGCTTGGCCGGGATGGGCAGCAGATACCGTACTCCACCGACTTTGGCAGCGCCTCCAAGTTTGACTCAGCGGTGAGAAATTGGTTCTTCGCGAATGGGCTTGGCAACGTTATCGCGTCcgtggcacagctgcaaGACCTGCGCAACACCTTCCAGCCCACCTCCTTTGTCGTACCGCAGGgagcggccgccgcctccgccgtgaCGCACGCCAACATGCTGTGTGAAGGCGAGCTGCACCGCAAGCGGATTGGGTGGCTGCTCGAGTGCATGGACGGACGAGCGCTGTGA